Proteins from a single region of Syngnathus typhle isolate RoL2023-S1 ecotype Sweden linkage group LG10, RoL_Styp_1.0, whole genome shotgun sequence:
- the plin6 gene encoding perilipin 6, producing the protein MGFGERDDMSVRHNHEMSAVLRLSHLPLVRSALSSVTSAYSEVKGRYPLLGLVGNAAEAGVRNASVAALSGATPLVQTLWPQIEAANGFALVGLDQLERKFPVLNRSTDEVVGHLKNAFFLTLDDMQLWMLDGLEQMERLSHIAWAAVRQLQDSQVGRAASTGLDDVLSRLESVAAYYMPLPPTLRREWEMRVQEYEDEDDSDEPGPWTRVRSLLLSISLQLYHRMVNVREQLDDATGALGDTVRAVGLASILDLLGELLRNLRRLLVALVYRAESLQEMSLGRVREQAVVLAELRPVRQVRELPLQVRRLLGDLQELSKILLQLFINATPLYDLLQRPSDKEVEDFLNQEDLRADSSSRRSSANSLFLKAMDGRPRRRKSLYSRAARSPGPDPPAGSGRRSSLKQEPEADGSSMPSDGAARRPSAAELILTPLKQFVSQSQKAFEYLHPNSAEEAINSTSD; encoded by the exons ATGGG ATTTGGGGAAAGAGACGACATGTCTGTTCGTCACAATCACGAG ATGAGTGCAGTGCTGAGGCTCTCGCATCTTCCTCTGGTTCGCTCGGCGCTGAGCTCAGTGACCTCTGCATATTCGGAGGTCAAAGGTCGCTACCCTCTACTGGGATTGGTGGGCAACGCGGCGGAGGCGGGTGTCCGGAATGCCTCAGTTGCGGCCTTGAGCGGCGCCACGCCCCTGGTGCAGACCCTCTGGCCTCAGA TCGAGGCGGCCAACGGCTTTGCTCTGGTGGGTCTGGATCAGCTGGAGAGGAAATTTCCCGTCCTGAACCGCTCCACCGACGAG GTGGTGGGTCACCTGAAAAATGCCTTCTTCCTAACCCTGGACGACATGCAGTTGTGGATGCTGGACGGGCTGGAGCAGATGGAGCGCCTGTCTCACATCGCCTGGGCGGCGGTGAGGCAGCTACAGGACTCGCAGGTGGGACGCGCCGCCTCGACAGGTTTGGATGACGTGCTCAGCCGCCTGGAGAGTGTCGCTGCCTACTACATGCCACTGCCGCCCACGTTGC GTCGTGAGTGGGAGATGCGGGTTCAGGAGTACGAGGACGAAGATGACAGCGATGAGCCCGGCCCGTGGACCCGCGTGCGCAGCCTCCTTCTCAGTATCAGCCTGCAGCTTTACCACCGCATGGTCAATGTCCGAGAACAGCTGGACGACGCCACCggagccctgggggacaccgtccGAGCC GTGGGGCTGGCGTCCATCCTGGACCTGTTGGGAGAGCTGCTGCGGAACCTGCGGCGCTTGCTGGTGGCGCTGGTATACCGGGCCGAGAGCCTGCAGGAAATGAGCCTGGGTCGCGTTCGGGAGCAGGCCGTCGTGCTGGCGGAGCTGCGCCCGGTGCGGCAAGTCCGAGAGCTCCCGCTTCAGGTGCGCCGTCTTCTGGGGGACCTTCAGGAGCTCTCCAAGATCCTCCTGCAACTATTCATCAACGCCACGCCACTGTATGACTTG CTCCAGCGGCCGTCCGACAAGGAGGTGGAAGACTTCCTGAACCAGGAGGACTTGCGTGCAGACAGCTCATCCCGCCGCAGCTCGGCCAACAGCCTGTTCCTGAAGGCCATGGACGGCCGTCCTCGCCGGCGCAAGAGTCTCTATTCCAGGGCCGCCCGTAGCCCGGGCCCCGACCCCCCTGCCGGTTCCGGCCGGCGCTCCAGCCTGAAGCAGGAGCCGGAGGCAGATGGTTCCTCCATGCCTTCCGATGGCGCCGCCCGCCGCCCCTCCGCCGCTGAGCTCATCCTCACGCCGCTCAAGCAGTTTGTGTCGCAGAGCCAAAAGGCCTTTGAGTACCTCCACCCCAACTCGGCGGAAGAGGCCATCAACAGCACCAGCGACTGA